Proteins encoded together in one Pontiella desulfatans window:
- a CDS encoding tyrosine-type recombinase/integrase, which yields MNALTLPALVQLFFTDRLTIQINASPNTIASYRDTFRLLLRFAGEQHGKVPTKLRVEDLDTELVGDFLAYVENKRRNCARSRNARLAAIRSFFKFVAMTEPAYLLQCQRILSMPSKRHEQRTVEFLDRREMDALLSAPDRSTWIGQRDHAILTLALQTGLRASELINLCQCDLIAGTGAHVQCMGKGRKQRLTPLRKETLLVMKNWLRRYGGTEDGPLFPTIRGGKLSRDALEHLVRKHTLTASKTCPSLATKRVSPHVLRHSTAMELLHHGVDQTVISLWLGHESVETTRIYLHADLHLKEKALEKVMATASKPGRYLPADKLLAFLEGL from the coding sequence ATGAACGCGCTGACACTACCCGCTCTGGTTCAACTGTTCTTCACCGACCGGCTCACCATCCAGATAAACGCAAGTCCCAATACGATCGCCAGCTACCGGGATACCTTCCGCCTGCTGTTGCGCTTTGCCGGGGAACAACACGGCAAGGTGCCGACGAAACTCCGGGTCGAAGATCTGGATACCGAACTGGTGGGCGACTTCCTCGCCTATGTTGAGAACAAGCGCCGCAACTGCGCCCGCAGCCGCAATGCCCGGTTGGCCGCCATCCGGTCCTTCTTCAAATTCGTGGCCATGACCGAACCGGCATACCTGCTCCAATGCCAGCGAATACTGTCCATGCCCAGCAAGCGCCATGAGCAACGTACAGTGGAGTTTTTGGACCGCCGGGAAATGGATGCGCTGCTGTCTGCGCCGGACCGGTCCACATGGATCGGGCAACGCGATCATGCCATCCTGACACTGGCACTGCAAACCGGACTTCGAGCATCGGAGCTAATCAACCTATGCCAATGCGATCTCATTGCCGGAACTGGTGCGCATGTCCAGTGTATGGGTAAAGGTCGAAAACAGCGCCTCACGCCTCTCAGGAAAGAAACCCTTTTGGTCATGAAGAACTGGCTTCGGCGGTATGGCGGAACTGAAGACGGGCCGCTCTTTCCAACCATCAGGGGAGGGAAACTCAGTCGAGACGCCCTGGAACATCTTGTGCGAAAGCATACGCTCACGGCTTCGAAAACCTGCCCCTCGCTGGCGACCAAGCGGGTGAGTCCGCATGTGCTTCGGCACAGCACCGCCATGGAGTTGCTGCACCACGGGGTGGATCAAACCGTTATCTCGCTATGGCTTGGCCATGAATCCGTTGAAACAACGAGAATCTACCTGCACGCCGATCTGCACCTTAAGGAAAAGGCGTTGGAAAAAGTGATGGCAACGGCCTCGAAACCAGGGCGGTATCTCCCCGCTGACAAGCTACTCGCCTTCCTCGAAGGCCTATAA
- a CDS encoding tyrosine-type recombinase/integrase: protein MKTLNRELERYLSIRRGLGYKLNTDERILRRFIEFMEQEEAAHISTGCFLRWKEAFGHANTQTWSRRLTVVRIFAQWMHGIDPRHEVPPQSLIPGHVRRSRPYIYSEEEIKMIVEAAAELPSRNGIRPLTYSTFFGLIAVTGMRISEAVSLNVADVDLENGVVAVRKGKLGKERLLPVSTDTAERLVAYAVERDRLNESTPSAFFISDHGERLDACAARYNFAIVCQRVGLRPVQKFFRHGRGPRIHDLRHTFAVRTMLNWYRDGKDPAQEMIKLVTYLGHEKPAHTYWYIEAAPELLELASRRAEESAAREVES from the coding sequence ATGAAAACCTTGAATAGAGAGCTTGAGCGCTACCTGTCCATCCGGCGAGGCCTTGGGTATAAACTGAATACGGATGAACGAATCCTTCGCAGGTTCATCGAGTTCATGGAGCAGGAAGAAGCGGCGCACATCAGCACCGGCTGTTTCCTTCGCTGGAAGGAGGCATTCGGGCATGCAAACACGCAAACCTGGTCGAGACGACTGACAGTGGTCAGAATCTTCGCCCAGTGGATGCACGGCATCGACCCCCGCCACGAAGTGCCGCCGCAATCACTGATACCCGGCCATGTCCGCCGCTCCCGGCCTTACATCTACAGCGAAGAGGAAATCAAGATGATCGTTGAAGCCGCAGCGGAGCTTCCTTCCCGCAACGGCATCCGTCCGCTGACCTACTCGACGTTCTTCGGACTCATCGCCGTTACCGGCATGAGAATCAGCGAAGCCGTTTCGCTCAATGTTGCCGATGTCGATCTCGAGAATGGAGTCGTTGCCGTACGAAAAGGAAAGCTGGGCAAGGAACGCTTGCTGCCGGTCTCTACGGATACAGCGGAACGGCTGGTTGCCTATGCCGTCGAAAGGGATCGGCTAAACGAATCGACACCCTCGGCATTCTTTATCTCGGATCATGGGGAACGGCTGGACGCCTGCGCCGCCCGCTACAACTTCGCCATCGTATGTCAGCGTGTCGGGCTGCGACCGGTTCAGAAGTTTTTCCGGCACGGGCGCGGGCCGCGCATCCATGACCTGCGGCATACTTTCGCCGTCCGCACGATGCTCAACTGGTACCGGGATGGAAAGGATCCGGCCCAGGAAATGATCAAGCTCGTCACCTACCTCGGGCATGAAAAGCCCGCACACACCTACTGGTACATCGAGGCGGCTCCTGAACTGCTAGAACTGGCGTCCCGCCGTGCGGAAGAATCCGCAGCAAGGGAGGTGGAATCATGA
- a CDS encoding site-specific integrase, whose translation MNTHQQTTNEAHVTARELFGEHVSSFRQYLVGHNYVTNTVQQYMRCVGALAATMKADGIAVGELNEALVLDLVDRQGWPEGRHYYAVTIAKRFVRFLHDRGVGQLPPPPTEKEIARKELRKEYESYLRRQRGLSESTIFGCWHQANRFLEYRFGEEAGDLSKITATDIIDFLQHVTGRKPPVRNKTVSTPLRSFFRFLFQTKRNGANLAKGIPSVAQCYGKRLPVHLTSEQTEVLVDAVRGNKPTSRRNHAMVLLLARLGLRPQEVIRIQVDDIDWRAGEIVIRGKGGRHDRLPLPTDVGEAIVEYIRNDRVTESRTLFVSNHAPHKPFKNAEVLNTVLVKAFAKSGLTPPIPYTCTHILRHSLATNLVRQGASLDEVSNLLRHRSQTTTMLYARMDVDGLRSIALPWPGEGGAQ comes from the coding sequence ATGAATACGCATCAACAAACAACGAATGAAGCCCATGTAACCGCCCGCGAACTGTTCGGGGAGCACGTGTCCTCCTTCCGGCAATATCTTGTCGGCCACAACTATGTGACCAATACTGTCCAGCAATACATGCGGTGCGTGGGGGCTCTTGCGGCGACCATGAAAGCAGACGGAATCGCCGTCGGGGAGTTGAACGAGGCATTGGTTCTGGATCTTGTGGACAGGCAGGGATGGCCCGAAGGACGTCACTACTACGCCGTCACGATCGCAAAGCGCTTTGTTCGCTTCCTGCATGACCGGGGAGTGGGACAGCTTCCACCTCCCCCGACGGAGAAGGAAATCGCAAGAAAGGAACTGCGTAAGGAATACGAATCCTACCTGCGCCGACAACGCGGATTGAGTGAAAGTACGATCTTTGGTTGCTGGCACCAGGCAAACCGTTTTCTTGAATACCGCTTCGGTGAAGAGGCTGGAGACCTTTCAAAAATCACGGCGACCGACATCATTGACTTCCTCCAGCATGTAACCGGCAGAAAACCGCCGGTACGGAATAAGACGGTTTCCACTCCCCTGAGGAGCTTCTTTCGCTTCCTGTTCCAGACCAAGCGAAACGGGGCCAACCTCGCCAAGGGCATTCCAAGCGTGGCCCAGTGCTACGGGAAACGGTTGCCCGTGCATCTGACTTCCGAACAAACCGAAGTCCTGGTCGATGCGGTTCGTGGCAATAAACCTACGAGTCGACGGAACCATGCGATGGTGCTGCTGCTCGCCCGGCTCGGGTTGCGTCCACAGGAGGTGATCCGTATTCAAGTCGATGATATCGACTGGAGGGCCGGTGAGATCGTCATCAGGGGCAAGGGCGGTCGGCATGACCGGCTTCCCCTTCCGACCGACGTGGGCGAAGCCATTGTGGAGTACATCCGGAACGACCGGGTCACGGAGTCGAGAACGCTCTTCGTGTCGAACCACGCGCCGCACAAGCCATTCAAAAACGCCGAGGTACTGAATACGGTTCTTGTGAAAGCGTTCGCGAAAAGCGGACTGACGCCGCCAATACCGTATACCTGTACGCACATACTGCGGCATAGCCTGGCGACCAACCTCGTGCGGCAGGGCGCATCACTCGACGAGGTCAGCAACCTGCTTCGCCACCGGAGCCAGACAACAACCATGCTCTATGCGCGGATGGATGTGGACGGCCTGCGATCAATCGCCTTGCCTTGGCCCGGAGAAGGAGGTGCCCAATGA
- a CDS encoding ArdC-like ssDNA-binding domain-containing protein, protein MGAYEKINAMITERLVKRIEETGEIPWRKPWASVSLMPRNLVTGKNYRGVNVFLLHMLGFESPYFLSMKQINAMGGKVRKGERACPVVFWKIVEADDQDDPDAKTYAFLKYYRVFNVAQCEGLPEGKVPVIEVPKRKHDPIEVAERVVRDMQNPPRVRHGCRQASYSPAFDTVSMPNPEVFDSDAAYYAALNHELAHYADTGIMPN, encoded by the coding sequence ATGGGTGCTTATGAAAAAATCAATGCAATGATCACCGAGCGTTTGGTGAAGAGGATCGAGGAGACCGGCGAGATTCCATGGCGGAAGCCCTGGGCCTCGGTGAGTCTAATGCCCCGAAACCTCGTAACAGGAAAAAACTACCGGGGAGTGAATGTGTTTTTACTCCACATGCTCGGGTTCGAGAGTCCGTACTTCCTTTCCATGAAGCAGATCAATGCGATGGGCGGGAAAGTGCGGAAAGGAGAACGCGCATGTCCCGTCGTCTTCTGGAAAATCGTGGAAGCTGATGATCAGGATGATCCCGATGCAAAGACCTATGCCTTCCTAAAATACTACCGCGTTTTCAATGTGGCCCAGTGTGAGGGGCTTCCCGAAGGAAAGGTTCCGGTTATCGAGGTGCCGAAGCGTAAACATGATCCGATTGAGGTTGCAGAGCGTGTCGTACGTGACATGCAGAACCCTCCGCGGGTCCGGCATGGGTGCCGCCAGGCCAGTTACAGTCCGGCATTCGATACGGTATCGATGCCTAACCCTGAAGTGTTTGACTCGGACGCCGCGTATTACGCTGCGCTTAATCATGAGCTGGCGCATTATGCCGACACTGGGATTATGCCGAATTGA
- a CDS encoding JAB domain-containing protein has product MIMQLTTELAVIREREEPGPLLTKPEHVAEYLGDIKNLAQEVFVVIGLDAKNHVLQRHLVSLGTVSSALVHARECFRPLILDGASTVILGHNHPSGQPTPSAEDIKITRQLISAGEVIGIKVLDHVIVGSQGHLSLNEAGLVQF; this is encoded by the coding sequence ATGATCATGCAATTAACCACGGAGCTTGCTGTTATTCGGGAGCGCGAAGAACCTGGACCGCTGTTGACGAAGCCGGAACACGTCGCCGAATATTTAGGCGATATCAAGAACCTTGCCCAGGAAGTTTTTGTGGTCATTGGTCTGGATGCAAAAAATCATGTACTGCAGCGGCATCTGGTTTCACTGGGAACCGTATCGAGTGCACTTGTTCACGCCCGAGAATGCTTCCGCCCTCTCATATTGGACGGAGCTTCAACGGTTATCCTTGGACACAATCACCCCTCGGGACAACCGACGCCCAGTGCAGAGGATATCAAGATTACCCGCCAGCTCATCAGTGCCGGAGAGGTCATCGGCATAAAGGTGCTCGATCACGTAATCGTTGGGAGCCAAGGTCATTTAAGTTTGAATGAAGCTGGGCTCGTTCAGTTCTGA
- a CDS encoding PD-(D/E)XK nuclease family protein, translating into MTQSLSQLRQRPHLSNSQINQILNLCSLQFYYERVAKLPKPFVSNSLVFGTCVHKVLEHYYQWIQRGEQPDVDSHIEMFSELWKKANNEQNIKFGAKTSFESLADTGRKVVKCFIDNADPKEKVLSTSQAFCVPVHAPDGSVVEDPLVGEFDLVVERDGKPVIVDFKTAARKWSAGHEHKSFQATVYSYAWHQMYGGIRPEVAFKVVTKAKEPSHEYRSTRRSAKQELRMATLISKAQQIVKHELWYPAETGFYCGDCPYASACKEWGSSSGGRRVQKAA; encoded by the coding sequence ATGACACAGTCATTAAGCCAACTGCGGCAGCGTCCGCACCTTTCGAACAGTCAGATAAATCAAATTCTGAATTTATGTAGCTTGCAATTCTATTATGAGCGGGTTGCTAAGCTACCAAAGCCATTCGTATCTAACTCGTTAGTGTTCGGTACCTGTGTGCACAAGGTGTTGGAGCACTACTATCAGTGGATCCAGCGCGGTGAACAGCCTGATGTCGATTCTCATATCGAAATGTTCTCAGAACTCTGGAAAAAAGCTAACAACGAACAAAATATCAAGTTCGGTGCGAAGACTAGTTTCGAGTCACTGGCGGATACCGGCCGGAAGGTGGTGAAGTGCTTTATCGATAATGCCGATCCCAAGGAAAAGGTGTTATCGACGTCTCAAGCCTTCTGTGTGCCCGTGCACGCGCCCGATGGCTCGGTAGTTGAAGATCCTCTAGTTGGTGAATTCGACCTGGTTGTTGAGCGTGATGGCAAGCCTGTGATTGTTGACTTCAAAACAGCTGCACGAAAATGGAGTGCCGGTCATGAGCACAAGAGCTTTCAGGCAACGGTGTATAGTTACGCATGGCATCAGATGTATGGAGGAATAAGGCCGGAAGTTGCGTTCAAAGTGGTTACCAAAGCAAAAGAGCCATCACATGAATATCGTTCCACCCGCCGCTCCGCTAAACAGGAACTGAGGATGGCAACGCTCATCTCGAAAGCGCAACAGATCGTGAAACACGAACTCTGGTATCCTGCGGAGACCGGGTTCTATTGCGGAGATTGCCCTTATGCTTCGGCATGTAAAGAATGGGGCAGTTCTTCGGGAGGTCGCCGGGTCCAAAAAGCGGCGTAG
- a CDS encoding AAA family ATPase, with amino-acid sequence MIMKSNAGAGATYLPGMSFIQRLFGGGLPDGKLIGLVGPSGGGKTLLATQIAEAEASLGKTVGYIGLEFQNLYKKRFKRLVYGAGDSVVDPLVNQLRSAEWKVLCSRIQLLQKQVVRGWTTENVEAYIAQNQDDLDLVVIDQLQQLLNGRDVSHKSIKAICNKLQTVAALYGIPILLLHQARSAMATGDATVCPTAGDVMQSRDFVTKLVDECLMIGGDGGGDEKVCWIANPKSNHRELAWLDGANGRFRSLGRPGEFFDVDMDLGKFVLSAEAESLGLRSAPDVAGYLQAGFALGQEPAVQPELPDVEVV; translated from the coding sequence ATGATTATGAAATCAAACGCGGGTGCAGGGGCGACCTATCTGCCGGGTATGAGTTTTATTCAGCGCCTGTTTGGCGGAGGGCTTCCAGATGGAAAGCTGATCGGTCTGGTCGGCCCAAGCGGTGGAGGGAAGACGCTGCTGGCAACCCAGATAGCTGAGGCGGAGGCATCATTGGGAAAGACGGTAGGTTATATCGGTCTTGAGTTTCAAAATCTATATAAGAAACGGTTTAAGAGGTTGGTGTATGGGGCCGGTGACAGTGTTGTTGATCCGCTGGTGAATCAGTTGCGTTCTGCGGAGTGGAAGGTGTTGTGCTCCCGAATACAACTCCTGCAGAAGCAAGTCGTCCGTGGCTGGACTACAGAAAATGTAGAAGCCTATATCGCACAGAATCAGGATGATCTGGATCTTGTTGTTATCGACCAGCTTCAACAACTGCTTAACGGGCGGGATGTGAGTCATAAATCCATAAAAGCTATCTGCAACAAACTCCAGACTGTCGCGGCGTTATACGGGATTCCAATCCTCCTGCTGCACCAGGCGCGGTCGGCTATGGCTACCGGAGACGCTACTGTATGCCCGACAGCCGGTGACGTTATGCAGTCCCGTGATTTTGTCACCAAATTAGTGGATGAATGCCTGATGATCGGCGGGGACGGGGGCGGGGATGAAAAAGTCTGCTGGATCGCGAATCCAAAATCCAATCATCGAGAGTTGGCGTGGCTTGATGGGGCCAACGGCAGGTTCCGGAGTTTGGGAAGGCCGGGAGAGTTTTTTGACGTAGATATGGACCTTGGGAAATTTGTGCTGAGCGCAGAGGCTGAGTCGTTGGGGTTGCGGAGCGCCCCCGATGTCGCGGGGTATCTTCAGGCTGGATTTGCGCTCGGACAGGAGCCTGCTGTTCAGCCTGAACTTCCGGACGTGGAGGTGGTGTGA
- a CDS encoding DUF6538 domain-containing protein yields the protein MMVDLKTKNLQNRKGNLRFRIRVPAECRAALGGKAEIVKALGLKEDRISEANLEAERLAVEWNEKFEKIRKSADPSRLAVSLPSGRQLEEMVRNLLIHRNAVRELDSVLARYPLPQCEEYLNEIKEEHSILVGLIRSDTLTEERLGHLRVLGLLSGYDANKPLAPCSIEGMRHPEYDVWEDDEDATDHSVWTLATALGVQDDRRGLRGILRALRDELEYMAREIINEFPQLDVVEQWGDVLGLKRALPVMDYADDTPGTKDQGPAIADVLAECLRLKKRSVKNEDAIKGEVNSFLEWHGLDGATTPIKSIKVEMVIDYRDNCLCRLLLNANKLSDTKDLGVREQVAYAVKNESKRLSITTVNNRLTRLGVVFGFAKKKHYVPFAVSEDMHLENRAKKAKLSGRAFDGYTAGQMNKLMTYLDDNRDKHKAHYEWRYWIPLLVAYTGCRANELAQLIPADVKKEGDIWYLEIGDDEASNQRIKTESSVRRVPLCQKILDQGFIAYVEGIRKLTDKKNPNGRLWPSLTFCEKNGWIRKPSVYFNQTVKVEIGAVDNHRGLHGIRSNVSRALQSTGVRQRVIDELAGHENKEASRVAMSYQGRLQLKELAEAVELLDWEKEDE from the coding sequence ATGATGGTGGACCTCAAAACAAAGAATCTCCAGAACCGAAAGGGAAACCTGCGTTTCCGCATCAGGGTACCTGCGGAGTGCCGGGCAGCCCTCGGGGGCAAGGCGGAGATTGTAAAAGCCCTCGGTCTAAAAGAAGACCGGATATCGGAAGCCAATCTCGAAGCTGAACGCCTGGCTGTTGAATGGAATGAAAAGTTTGAAAAGATCCGCAAATCCGCGGACCCCTCGCGGTTGGCTGTGAGTCTGCCATCGGGCCGGCAGCTAGAGGAGATGGTCAGAAACCTGCTCATCCACCGAAACGCCGTGCGCGAGCTAGATTCGGTGCTGGCAAGGTATCCTCTCCCTCAATGTGAGGAATACCTGAATGAGATCAAGGAAGAGCACAGCATACTGGTTGGTTTGATCCGCAGTGATACCCTGACTGAAGAGAGGCTGGGCCACCTACGCGTCCTGGGGCTTCTCAGCGGTTACGACGCCAATAAACCGCTAGCACCATGTTCGATCGAGGGCATGCGCCACCCTGAGTACGATGTCTGGGAGGATGACGAGGACGCGACAGACCACAGCGTCTGGACGCTGGCAACGGCGCTGGGCGTGCAGGATGACCGACGGGGGCTGCGCGGTATTCTCCGGGCGCTGAGAGATGAACTCGAGTACATGGCGCGGGAAATAATAAATGAATTCCCGCAATTGGATGTCGTGGAACAATGGGGGGATGTCCTCGGGCTGAAACGGGCGTTGCCGGTGATGGATTATGCGGATGATACCCCTGGAACAAAGGATCAGGGACCCGCTATTGCCGATGTGCTGGCAGAGTGCCTGCGGCTGAAGAAGCGTTCTGTGAAGAACGAGGACGCTATCAAAGGCGAGGTGAATAGTTTTCTGGAGTGGCATGGTCTGGATGGCGCAACCACCCCAATCAAATCCATCAAAGTCGAGATGGTTATCGACTACCGGGACAACTGCCTTTGTCGTCTTCTTCTTAATGCCAACAAGCTTAGTGATACCAAAGATCTCGGAGTCAGAGAACAGGTGGCATACGCCGTGAAGAACGAGAGTAAACGGCTGAGTATTACCACGGTCAATAACAGGCTGACCCGCCTCGGCGTTGTATTTGGGTTTGCGAAGAAAAAACATTATGTGCCGTTTGCCGTGTCCGAGGACATGCATCTGGAGAACAGGGCTAAAAAGGCCAAGTTGTCAGGGCGGGCGTTCGATGGATATACGGCCGGACAGATGAATAAATTGATGACTTATCTTGATGATAACCGGGATAAGCACAAGGCGCATTATGAGTGGCGGTATTGGATTCCGCTGCTGGTGGCGTATACCGGTTGCCGCGCCAACGAACTGGCTCAGTTGATCCCTGCCGACGTCAAGAAAGAGGGGGATATCTGGTATCTGGAGATCGGGGATGATGAGGCCAGTAACCAGCGTATCAAAACCGAATCCAGTGTTCGCCGTGTTCCCCTCTGCCAAAAGATCCTGGATCAGGGGTTCATCGCCTATGTCGAAGGCATCCGGAAACTGACGGATAAGAAAAATCCTAATGGCCGCCTATGGCCGAGTCTTACTTTCTGTGAGAAAAACGGCTGGATCAGAAAGCCTTCAGTCTACTTCAACCAGACTGTCAAGGTGGAGATCGGAGCCGTGGATAACCACCGGGGGCTTCACGGCATCCGGTCGAATGTGAGCCGGGCGCTGCAAAGTACCGGTGTGAGGCAGCGGGTTATCGATGAACTGGCCGGACATGAAAACAAAGAGGCCAGCAGGGTGGCCATGAGTTATCAGGGGCGGTTGCAGCTAAAGGAACTGGCAGAAGCCGTTGAACTGCTGGACTGGGAGAAAGAGGATGAGTGA